The Halichoerus grypus chromosome 15, mHalGry1.hap1.1, whole genome shotgun sequence genome includes a window with the following:
- the CCDC106 gene encoding coiled-coil domain-containing protein 106 isoform X1, whose product MNDRNSRRRTLKKDDEAFEISIPFDETPHLDPQIFYSLSPSRGNFEEPPEAASPTVALMNGVRAQLHMALERNSWLQKRIEDLEEERDFLRCQLDKFISSARIDAEDHCRVKPGPRRVEGDGRGGAGGEASDPESAASSISGASEEGSTMERKRQKQKGGAGRRRFGKPKARERQRVKDADGVLCRYKKILGTFQKLKSMSRAFEHHRVDRNTVALTTPIAELLIVAPEKLAEVGEFDPSKERLLEYSRRCFLALDDETLKKVQALKKSKLLLPITYRFKR is encoded by the exons ATGAATGACCGAAACAGCCGGAGGAGGACAC TGAAGAAAGACGATGAGGCCTTCGAGATCTCCATCCCCTTCGATGAGACGCCCCACCTAGACCCACAGATCTTTTACAGTCTGAGCCCCTCTCGGGGAAACTTCGAGG AGCCTCCGGAGGCCGCATCCCCGACCGTGGCCCTGATGAATGGTGTCAGGGCCCAGCTGCACATGGCCCTGGAGAGAAACTCATGGTTGCAGAAGCGCATCGAGgacctggaggaggagagggacttCTTGCGGTGTCAGCTAGACAAGTTTATCTCCTCTGCCCGCATAGATGCAG aGGACCACTGCCGGGTGAAGCCTGGGCCCAGGCGGGTTGAGGGGGATGgccggggtggggctgggggtgaggccTCAGACCCCGAGTCAGCGGCCTCCTCGATCAGCGGAGCGTCTGAAGAAGGCAGTAccatggagaggaagaggcagaagcagaagggAGGTGCTGGCCGGAGGCGCTTTGGGAAGCCCAAGGCCCGGGAGAGGCAGCGGG TGAAGGATGCAGACGGCGTCCTCTGCCGCTACAAGAAGATCCTGGGCACCTTCCAGAAGCTGAAGAGCATGTCTCGGGCCTTTGAGCACCACCGAGTAGATCGCAACACGGTGGCGCTGACCACGCCCATCGCGGAGCTGCTCATCGTGGCCCCGGAGAAGCTGGCGGAGGTCGGCGAGTTCGACCCCTCTAAGGAGCGTCTGCTCGAGTACTCGCGCCGCTGCTTCCTGGCCCTGGATGACGAGACCCTCAAGAAGGTGCAGGCCCTCAAGAAGAGCAAGCTGCTGCTTCCCATCACCTACCGCTTCAAGCGGTGA
- the ZNF581 gene encoding zinc finger protein 581 isoform X2, translating into MLVLPSAEAMEAPPSRTGRSPEPGPSSSTGPPQTSSSPRPNHYLLIDTQGIPYTVLVDQESQREPGADGASAQKKCYSCPVCSRVFEYMSYLQRHSITHSEVKPFECDTCGKAFKRASHLARHHSIHRAGGGRPHGCPLCPRRFREAGELAQHSRVHSGERPFQCPHCPRRFMEQNTLQKHTRWKHP; encoded by the coding sequence ATGCTGGTGCTGCCCTCCGCAGAGGCCATGGAGGCCCCGCCCTCTCGGACAGGCAGGTCTCCCGAACCCGGACCTTCCTCCTCCACAGGACCTCCCCAGACTTCCTCGTCTCCGAGGCCCAACCACTACCTGCTTATTGACACCCAGGGCATCCCATACACCGTGCTGGTGGACCAGGAGTCTCAGAGAGAGCCTGGGGCAGACGGGGCATCAGCTCAGAAAAAGTGCTACAGCTGCCCTGTGTGCTCCCGGGTCTTCGAGTACATGTCCTACCTGCAGCGACACAGCATCACCCACTCGGAGGTGAAGCCCTTCGAGTGTGACACCTGTGGGAAGGCATTCAAGCGGGCCAGCCACCTGGCTCGGCACCACTCCATCCACCGGGCTGGCGGTGGGCGACCCCATGGCTGTCCGCTCTGCCCTCGCCGCTTCCGTGAGGCCGGTGAGCTGGCCCAGCACAGCCGGGTCCACTCGGGAGAGCGCCCATTTCAGTGCCCCCACTGCCCACGCCGATTTATGGAGCAGAACACGCTGCAAAAGCATACTCGGTGGAAGCATCCATGA
- the CCDC106 gene encoding coiled-coil domain-containing protein 106 isoform X2, which yields MNDRNSRRRTQPPEAASPTVALMNGVRAQLHMALERNSWLQKRIEDLEEERDFLRCQLDKFISSARIDAEDHCRVKPGPRRVEGDGRGGAGGEASDPESAASSISGASEEGSTMERKRQKQKGGAGRRRFGKPKARERQRVKDADGVLCRYKKILGTFQKLKSMSRAFEHHRVDRNTVALTTPIAELLIVAPEKLAEVGEFDPSKERLLEYSRRCFLALDDETLKKVQALKKSKLLLPITYRFKR from the exons ATGAATGACCGAAACAGCCGGAGGAGGACAC AGCCTCCGGAGGCCGCATCCCCGACCGTGGCCCTGATGAATGGTGTCAGGGCCCAGCTGCACATGGCCCTGGAGAGAAACTCATGGTTGCAGAAGCGCATCGAGgacctggaggaggagagggacttCTTGCGGTGTCAGCTAGACAAGTTTATCTCCTCTGCCCGCATAGATGCAG aGGACCACTGCCGGGTGAAGCCTGGGCCCAGGCGGGTTGAGGGGGATGgccggggtggggctgggggtgaggccTCAGACCCCGAGTCAGCGGCCTCCTCGATCAGCGGAGCGTCTGAAGAAGGCAGTAccatggagaggaagaggcagaagcagaagggAGGTGCTGGCCGGAGGCGCTTTGGGAAGCCCAAGGCCCGGGAGAGGCAGCGGG TGAAGGATGCAGACGGCGTCCTCTGCCGCTACAAGAAGATCCTGGGCACCTTCCAGAAGCTGAAGAGCATGTCTCGGGCCTTTGAGCACCACCGAGTAGATCGCAACACGGTGGCGCTGACCACGCCCATCGCGGAGCTGCTCATCGTGGCCCCGGAGAAGCTGGCGGAGGTCGGCGAGTTCGACCCCTCTAAGGAGCGTCTGCTCGAGTACTCGCGCCGCTGCTTCCTGGCCCTGGATGACGAGACCCTCAAGAAGGTGCAGGCCCTCAAGAAGAGCAAGCTGCTGCTTCCCATCACCTACCGCTTCAAGCGGTGA
- the ZNF580 gene encoding zinc finger protein 580, with protein MLLLPPRPPHPRSSSPEAMDPPPPKAPPFPKTEGPSSTPSSAAGPRPPRLGRHLLIDANGVPYTYTVQLEEEPRGPPQREAAPGEPGPRKGYSCPECARVFASPLRLQSHRVSHSDLKPFTCGACGKAFKRSSHLSRHRATHRARAGPPHTCPLCPRRFQDAAELAQHVRLH; from the coding sequence ATGCTGCTGCTGCCGCCTCGGCCACCCCACCCTCGGTCCTCCTCTCCAGAGGCCATGGACCCACCGCCCCCCAAGGCTCCCCCTTTCCCCAAGACGGAAGGCCCTTCCTCCACTCCATCCTCGGCGGCAGGGCCCCGGCCCCCGCGGCTGGGCCGCCACCTGCTCATCGACGCCAACGGGGTGCCCTACACATACACGGTGCAGCTGGAGGAGGAGCCCCGGGGCCCGCCCCAGCGCGAGGCAGCGCCGGGAGAACCCGGGCCGCGCAAGGGCTACAGCTGCCCGGAGTGCGCTCGCGTCTTTGCCAGCCCTCTGCGGCTGCAGAGCCACCGCGTGTCGCACTCGGACCTCAAGCCCTTCACGTGCGGCGCCTGCGGCAAGGCCTTCAAGCGCTCCAGCCACCTGTCGCGACACCGCGCCACGCACCGCGCGCGCGCAGGCCCGCCGCACACCTGCCCGCTGTGCCCACGCCGCTTCCAGGACGCCGCGGAGCTGGCGCAGCACGTGCGCCTGCACTGA
- the ZNF581 gene encoding zinc finger protein 581 isoform X1, whose amino-acid sequence MTSGSTHLIHPASFSCPLYHSCFLDSWPQPPLRMLVLPSAEAMEAPPSRTGRSPEPGPSSSTGPPQTSSSPRPNHYLLIDTQGIPYTVLVDQESQREPGADGASAQKKCYSCPVCSRVFEYMSYLQRHSITHSEVKPFECDTCGKAFKRASHLARHHSIHRAGGGRPHGCPLCPRRFREAGELAQHSRVHSGERPFQCPHCPRRFMEQNTLQKHTRWKHP is encoded by the exons ATGACCTCTGGAAGCACCCACCTCATCCATCcagcttctttttcttgccctttGTACCACAGCTGCTTCCTAGATTCTTG GCCTCAGCCACCCCTCCGGATGCTGGTGCTGCCCTCCGCAGAGGCCATGGAGGCCCCGCCCTCTCGGACAGGCAGGTCTCCCGAACCCGGACCTTCCTCCTCCACAGGACCTCCCCAGACTTCCTCGTCTCCGAGGCCCAACCACTACCTGCTTATTGACACCCAGGGCATCCCATACACCGTGCTGGTGGACCAGGAGTCTCAGAGAGAGCCTGGGGCAGACGGGGCATCAGCTCAGAAAAAGTGCTACAGCTGCCCTGTGTGCTCCCGGGTCTTCGAGTACATGTCCTACCTGCAGCGACACAGCATCACCCACTCGGAGGTGAAGCCCTTCGAGTGTGACACCTGTGGGAAGGCATTCAAGCGGGCCAGCCACCTGGCTCGGCACCACTCCATCCACCGGGCTGGCGGTGGGCGACCCCATGGCTGTCCGCTCTGCCCTCGCCGCTTCCGTGAGGCCGGTGAGCTGGCCCAGCACAGCCGGGTCCACTCGGGAGAGCGCCCATTTCAGTGCCCCCACTGCCCACGCCGATTTATGGAGCAGAACACGCTGCAAAAGCATACTCGGTGGAAGCATCCATGA